A genomic region of Marinobacter szutsaonensis contains the following coding sequences:
- a CDS encoding pyridoxal phosphate-dependent aminotransferase — translation MAEAPNRETGQAKPRKIKYRKAKASWNPAMQAIPVSGIRRLVNMASSMKDVIHLSIGQPDLPTPKHIIDAYVDALNAGQTGYTMDAGLPELLVALRDYYGRRYNRKLTRDNILITSGATEAMYLALSATSAPGRQFIVTDPSFLLYAPLIRMNGGEVKYVPTRAENNHQLDPDDVIRAMGSRTFALVLNNPNNPTGAVYPRSTVETILEECAYRGIQVYADEVYDHLIFDDDDFASVLNCSMDLDNIMCISSFSKTYSMAGLRVGWVISSQAAIKSLRRYHMFTTSVANTPAQFAGVAALTGDQQCVRDMVDIYRERRDKVVELIDQTPYMTGYKPGGAFFAFPDLPPHVDGSDLALRMLKETGVCVVPGDAFGEECTNALRISFSTTCERLEEAFDRIIPWMAKQQL, via the coding sequence GCAAGATCAAGTATCGTAAGGCGAAGGCCAGTTGGAACCCTGCCATGCAGGCGATTCCGGTATCCGGTATTCGTCGTCTGGTGAATATGGCCTCGAGCATGAAGGACGTGATCCACCTGTCCATCGGCCAGCCGGATCTGCCAACGCCCAAGCACATCATTGATGCCTACGTTGACGCCCTCAATGCGGGCCAGACCGGCTATACCATGGATGCGGGCCTGCCGGAGCTGTTGGTGGCGCTGCGAGACTATTATGGTCGCCGTTACAACCGGAAACTCACCCGGGACAACATCCTGATCACCAGTGGCGCCACCGAGGCCATGTACCTGGCGTTGTCTGCCACCTCGGCACCGGGCCGGCAGTTCATCGTGACGGACCCTTCGTTCCTGCTGTACGCTCCGCTGATCCGCATGAACGGTGGCGAGGTCAAGTACGTGCCCACCCGGGCCGAGAACAATCACCAGCTGGACCCGGATGACGTGATCCGGGCCATGGGGTCCCGGACCTTCGCGCTGGTTCTGAACAACCCGAACAATCCCACCGGGGCGGTGTATCCGCGCAGCACCGTGGAGACCATCCTGGAGGAGTGCGCCTACCGGGGTATCCAGGTGTACGCCGACGAAGTCTACGATCACCTGATCTTCGATGACGACGATTTTGCCAGTGTCCTCAACTGTTCCATGGACCTGGACAACATCATGTGCATCAGCAGTTTCTCCAAGACCTACAGCATGGCAGGCCTGCGGGTTGGCTGGGTGATTTCCAGCCAGGCAGCGATCAAGTCGCTGCGCCGGTACCACATGTTCACCACCTCGGTGGCCAATACCCCGGCTCAGTTCGCCGGTGTGGCGGCCCTGACCGGCGACCAGCAGTGTGTACGGGACATGGTGGATATCTACCGGGAGCGCCGGGACAAGGTGGTGGAACTGATTGATCAGACGCCCTACATGACCGGGTATAAACCAGGGGGCGCATTCTTTGCCTTCCCGGACCTGCCACCCCATGTGGACGGCTCGGATCTGGCGCTGCGCATGCTCAAGGAAACCGGGGTTTGCGTGGTGCCGGGGGATGCCTTCGGGGAGGAGTGCACCAATGCCCTGCGCATCAGTTTCTCCACCACCTGCGAACGGCTTGAGGAAGCATTTGACCGGATCATCCCCTGGATGGCGAAACAGCAACTGTAA
- a CDS encoding CPXCG motif-containing cysteine-rich protein, translated as MSALESVLIQCPYCWETLDISVDPSVAEQEYVEDCQVCCQPILLHVTIDENLTPHVEARAENE; from the coding sequence GTGTCTGCCCTGGAGTCTGTGCTCATCCAATGCCCTTACTGCTGGGAGACGCTGGACATCAGCGTCGACCCGTCAGTGGCGGAGCAGGAGTACGTGGAGGACTGCCAGGTTTGCTGCCAGCCGATCCTGCTGCATGTGACCATCGACGAAAACCTCACGCCCCACGTTGAAGCCCGGGCCGAAAATGAGTAA
- a CDS encoding DUF1439 domain-containing protein: MKTLPNRALWAVLAVVALLSSGCASISPYAISEGELESHLKDVVAEYDRKQLQSGSPLSLSLDDADITLGPDGRDVAVIDVRGQVALNALMAKLPVDIALKVEGAPYYDSQEKAVYIRRLQLLESSIDSPFFKGDLAPVTDTVMRVVAQMLETMPVYRLDEADFAQRMFGMVPMDVRVAPGRLEFVMDNE; this comes from the coding sequence ATGAAAACATTGCCCAACCGCGCCCTGTGGGCCGTTCTGGCCGTTGTAGCGCTGCTTTCCAGTGGCTGTGCCAGCATCTCCCCCTACGCTATTTCAGAGGGGGAGCTGGAGAGTCATCTGAAAGACGTGGTGGCGGAGTATGACCGCAAGCAACTGCAGAGTGGCTCTCCGCTAAGCCTGAGCCTCGATGACGCTGACATCACCCTGGGCCCGGATGGACGGGATGTTGCGGTGATTGATGTGCGCGGTCAGGTGGCCCTGAATGCCCTGATGGCAAAGCTGCCCGTGGACATCGCCCTGAAAGTGGAAGGGGCGCCTTACTATGACAGCCAGGAAAAGGCCGTCTATATCCGGCGCCTGCAACTGCTGGAAAGCAGTATCGACTCTCCCTTCTTCAAGGGTGATCTGGCGCCGGTGACCGATACCGTCATGCGCGTGGTGGCACAGATGCTGGAAACCATGCCGGTGTACCGTCTGGATGAGGCCGACTTTGCCCAGCGGATGTTCGGGATGGTGCCGATGGATGTGCGGGTGGCGCCAGGCCGCCTGGAATTCGTGATGGATAACGAGTGA
- a CDS encoding aminotransferase class III-fold pyridoxal phosphate-dependent enzyme gives MTEHKGKLSPLLKQATGITAAKGEGAYIIDPEGKRYLDFTSGIGVTSTGHCHPKVVEAAQKQVATMIHAQATTVMNPRLPELAEKLGELTPDPLNAFFFSNAGTEVAEGAIRLVRQVTGRPNIIVFHGGFHGRTMGSLSLTTSSVGLRAGVSPMMGGVVVAPFPHAFHYGWSVEEATDFCLKELDRIFVTYSAPKETAAMLIEPVQGEGGYVPANARFMQGLRERCDKHGIMLVFDEVQAGFGRSGKFWAHEHFGVTPDAIMIAKGLASGFPISALAASEETMAKGWPGSQGGTYGGNAVSAAAAIATIDVIREEGLVENAANMGQRLWDNLHALKKDYPEMADIRGKGLMVGVEMRRGDCPDGERAGNLLKECEKRGLLMLRCGPYHEIVRWLPPLIVNQQQIDEATGIFEEALKATA, from the coding sequence GTGACCGAGCACAAAGGCAAGTTATCCCCCCTGCTCAAGCAGGCCACCGGCATCACTGCCGCCAAGGGCGAAGGCGCCTACATTATTGATCCGGAGGGTAAGCGCTACCTGGATTTCACCTCAGGGATCGGGGTAACCAGTACCGGTCACTGCCACCCGAAGGTTGTGGAGGCCGCCCAGAAACAGGTGGCGACCATGATCCATGCCCAGGCCACCACGGTGATGAACCCCAGGCTGCCGGAGCTGGCCGAGAAGCTCGGTGAACTGACGCCTGATCCCCTGAATGCCTTCTTTTTCTCAAATGCCGGGACAGAAGTGGCCGAGGGTGCCATCCGGCTCGTGCGCCAGGTTACGGGACGCCCGAACATCATCGTGTTCCACGGTGGCTTCCACGGCCGGACCATGGGGTCTCTGTCCCTGACCACCTCCAGTGTCGGCCTGCGGGCCGGCGTGAGCCCGATGATGGGTGGCGTGGTGGTTGCCCCCTTCCCCCACGCCTTCCATTACGGCTGGAGCGTCGAGGAGGCCACGGATTTCTGCCTGAAGGAGCTGGACCGGATCTTTGTGACCTACTCCGCCCCGAAGGAAACCGCTGCCATGCTCATCGAGCCGGTTCAGGGGGAAGGCGGATACGTGCCCGCCAATGCACGCTTCATGCAGGGCCTGCGTGAACGCTGTGACAAGCATGGCATCATGCTGGTGTTCGATGAGGTTCAGGCTGGCTTTGGCCGCAGCGGCAAGTTCTGGGCCCATGAACATTTTGGTGTCACGCCGGATGCGATCATGATCGCCAAGGGCCTGGCCAGCGGCTTCCCGATCTCGGCCCTGGCAGCCTCCGAGGAAACCATGGCCAAGGGCTGGCCCGGGTCCCAGGGGGGCACCTACGGTGGTAATGCCGTGTCCGCTGCGGCAGCCATCGCCACCATCGATGTCATCCGGGAAGAAGGCCTGGTCGAGAATGCCGCCAACATGGGGCAGCGCCTCTGGGACAATCTGCACGCCCTGAAGAAGGACTACCCCGAGATGGCGGATATCCGCGGCAAGGGCCTGATGGTGGGCGTGGAAATGCGCCGGGGCGACTGCCCGGATGGCGAACGGGCCGGCAACCTGCTCAAGGAATGCGAGAAGCGCGGACTGCTGATGCTGCGGTGCGGCCCCTATCACGAGATCGTGCGCTGGCTGCCGCCGCTGATTGTGAACCAGCAGCAGATCGACGAGGCGACGGGGATTTTCGAGGAGGCGTTGAAGGCGACGGCCTGA
- a CDS encoding isocitrate/isopropylmalate family dehydrogenase, with protein sequence MVQSTRIAVTPGDGIGPEVVAEAVRCLETLRAKHGLALEWTRFPWPSHAWHEENGESWPSDALEQLKQYDAILLGALGDPGPMDDPDRYLLPDSISLAPLLDMRKGFDQWVCERPARLLDGARQYLADERAKDIDMLVIRENSEGEYVSQGGRLRQGTPDEVATQMEVFTRKATDRIIRYGFEQARRRAEERVRDGRTRSFRTLDGKTCESQVCLVTKRNALRYWGDMYTEAFEAISKEYPDVATHHELVDAACMKFVQAPWAFDVVVASNLQGDILTDLAAVLSGGMGVAPSCNLNPTDSNMPSMFEPTHGSAPDIAGQGLADPTAMLFTTARMLEWLGRKDPTLAAAGKELFDAVAADLAQNAGTQRGTHEIGQAICKRLET encoded by the coding sequence ATGGTCCAATCTACACGTATTGCCGTTACACCGGGCGACGGCATTGGTCCGGAAGTGGTAGCGGAGGCAGTACGTTGCCTTGAAACCCTGCGCGCCAAACATGGCCTGGCGCTGGAATGGACCCGTTTCCCCTGGCCATCTCATGCCTGGCATGAGGAGAACGGAGAATCATGGCCTTCGGATGCACTGGAGCAACTCAAACAGTACGACGCCATCCTGCTGGGCGCCCTGGGTGATCCGGGCCCGATGGATGACCCTGACCGCTACCTGCTGCCGGACAGCATTTCCCTGGCCCCGCTTCTGGATATGCGCAAGGGCTTCGATCAGTGGGTATGTGAACGCCCTGCCCGCCTGCTCGATGGCGCTCGGCAGTACCTGGCTGACGAGCGGGCCAAGGATATCGACATGCTCGTGATTCGGGAAAACAGCGAGGGCGAGTATGTCAGCCAGGGGGGCCGCCTACGTCAGGGCACGCCGGATGAAGTGGCTACCCAGATGGAGGTGTTCACCCGCAAGGCCACCGACCGGATCATTCGTTACGGCTTCGAGCAGGCCCGGAGACGGGCGGAAGAGCGGGTCCGGGATGGCCGCACCCGCAGCTTCCGGACTCTGGACGGAAAGACCTGCGAGAGCCAGGTATGCCTGGTGACCAAGCGCAACGCCCTGCGTTACTGGGGGGATATGTACACCGAAGCCTTCGAGGCGATCAGCAAGGAATACCCGGATGTTGCCACCCATCACGAACTGGTGGACGCCGCCTGCATGAAGTTTGTCCAGGCCCCCTGGGCATTCGATGTCGTCGTTGCCAGCAATCTCCAGGGCGACATCCTCACCGACCTGGCCGCGGTTCTGTCCGGGGGTATGGGGGTGGCGCCGTCCTGCAACCTGAATCCCACCGACAGCAACATGCCGTCCATGTTCGAGCCGACCCACGGCAGCGCTCCGGACATCGCCGGACAGGGCCTGGCGGATCCCACCGCCATGCTGTTCACCACGGCCCGCATGCTGGAATGGCTGGGCCGGAAGGACCCGACCCTGGCTGCAGCCGGCAAGGAACTGTTCGATGCCGTTGCCGCCGATCTGGCCCAGAATGCCGGGACTCAGCGCGGCACCCACGAAATAGGCCAGGCCATTTGTAAACGTCTGGAGACCTGA
- a CDS encoding EAL domain-containing protein — protein sequence MERPEVLFDASHCGQCACGEGLGFSFSFAFQPIVDVVNRSVFAHEALVRGTEGQGAHHVLSRVNDQNRYAFDQVCRVKAVKLASRLGMDSMLSINFMPNAVYQAEYCIRTTLAAAKTYNFDTSKIIFELTENENLSSVQHLVSIIEAYQGMGFSTAIDDFGAGYSRYNIMMASPPDLLKLDMGLVRSINAEPNKQAVIAGIIAMMERLGGRIIAEGVETKEEYFWLRSQGITLFQGFLFAKPGFECLPEPEYPA from the coding sequence GTGGAGCGACCTGAAGTTCTCTTTGACGCGTCCCATTGCGGTCAATGCGCCTGCGGAGAAGGTCTGGGCTTTTCGTTCAGCTTTGCCTTCCAGCCAATCGTGGATGTCGTCAACCGCTCGGTGTTCGCCCACGAAGCCCTGGTCCGGGGAACCGAAGGCCAGGGGGCGCACCATGTCCTTTCAAGGGTCAACGACCAGAACCGGTATGCCTTCGACCAGGTCTGCCGGGTCAAGGCGGTCAAACTTGCCTCCCGTCTCGGCATGGATTCGATGCTCAGCATCAATTTCATGCCCAATGCGGTGTACCAGGCGGAATACTGTATCCGGACAACACTGGCAGCGGCCAAGACCTACAACTTCGACACCAGCAAGATCATCTTCGAACTGACCGAAAACGAAAACCTGTCCTCCGTCCAGCACCTGGTGTCGATCATCGAGGCCTACCAGGGGATGGGATTCAGTACCGCGATCGATGATTTTGGGGCTGGCTACTCCCGCTATAACATCATGATGGCGAGCCCACCGGACCTGCTGAAACTGGACATGGGGCTGGTCCGCAGTATCAATGCCGAACCCAACAAGCAGGCGGTGATTGCGGGCATCATTGCCATGATGGAGCGCCTGGGTGGTCGCATCATCGCCGAAGGGGTGGAAACCAAGGAGGAGTATTTCTGGCTGCGCTCCCAGGGCATCACCCTGTTCCAGGGGTTCCTGTTCGCCAAACCGGGTTTTGAGTGCCTGCCGGAACCCGAGTATCCTGCCTGA
- a CDS encoding FAD-binding and (Fe-S)-binding domain-containing protein encodes MLPRLEQITPTQSRYVAFLETLKKSGFRGEMTPDYATRTVLATDNSIYQVLPQAVVFPMDKADVQALARLAATTDWADIVFSPRGGGTGTNGQSLTDGIVVDLSRHMNRILEINAAEGWARVEAGVVKDQLNSAAKTHGLFFAPELSTSNRATIGGMINTDASGQGSVMYGKTRDHVLELETVLMDGSLLQTAALAPDQETAATTQASLAGKIYRTLTDIWDRRRADIEQHFPRLNRCLTGYDLAHLRDEQGRLNANSVLCGSEGTLGFIVEAKINLVPIPAFQALVVVQYDSFDASLRDARALMAAGPASIETIDSKVLELARGDIVWHDVAPFFPTTADSPTRGVNLVEFTGSNEQEVRRAVRALTELLEDPERTPTCHYAIAFGEQAVNQVWKMRKRAVGLLAKTSGEARPVAFVEDTAVPPEHLADFIGEFREALDQEGLSYGMFGHVDAGVLHVRPALDLKDPETINLVRSVTEKVVALVHKYHGLLWGEHGKGFRSEFAPGFFGDLYPELQAVKRAFDPHNQLNPGKIATPDARIPLVKLDEPGQRGALDRTIPVASRGSQPDAMNCNGNGACYNFDPDDAMCPSWKATRDRRHSPKGRASLVREWLRLLGEQGADTESLAAQTDSTPALRSLPTRFRNTRARNRGQYDFSNEVREAMDGCLSCKSCSGQCPVQVNIPEARARFMHLYHGRYLRPFKDHLIGRLEQLIPFIANPLARPLYNSLMRWAPVKALVRNIGMVDSPLLASQTPVAAAARLGIGVINEKELAGLSEGERARSLIIVQDAFTSYFETDTFAAILESLQYLGLRVWLLPFHPNGKPLHVHGFLKQFEAIAGRHSNLLNSYTKYDIPLVGIDPSMTLAFRSEYRKYVGPDVPKVMLPQEFLAARIGQLSPGFKLRAEEQVALMGHCSEKTNAAGSMDQWRQVFAALGIGIRIETTGCCGMAGTYGHETRNIETSRAIYDLSWGPKISTLKDCGTILATGYSCRSQVKRFDGAKVRHPLEYLRDRLREEVGDSERVG; translated from the coding sequence ATGCTACCTCGACTTGAGCAAATTACTCCGACACAGTCCCGTTACGTCGCCTTCCTCGAAACTCTCAAGAAATCGGGTTTCCGGGGAGAAATGACCCCGGACTATGCAACCAGGACGGTATTGGCGACCGATAATTCCATATACCAGGTCTTGCCACAGGCGGTTGTTTTCCCGATGGACAAGGCAGATGTCCAGGCATTGGCACGTCTGGCTGCAACAACTGATTGGGCGGATATTGTCTTCAGTCCCCGTGGCGGAGGTACCGGCACCAACGGTCAATCATTAACAGATGGGATTGTGGTGGACCTGTCCCGTCACATGAACCGGATTTTGGAAATCAACGCTGCCGAGGGTTGGGCGCGGGTCGAGGCCGGAGTCGTGAAGGATCAGCTGAATTCAGCTGCAAAAACCCACGGTCTGTTTTTCGCGCCGGAGCTGTCTACCAGTAACCGGGCTACCATCGGCGGCATGATCAATACCGATGCCAGCGGCCAGGGCTCGGTCATGTATGGCAAGACCAGGGACCATGTCCTGGAGCTGGAGACCGTGCTGATGGACGGGAGCCTGCTTCAAACCGCCGCCCTCGCCCCTGACCAGGAGACGGCCGCAACCACTCAAGCGTCGCTTGCGGGCAAGATCTACCGAACTCTCACTGATATCTGGGATCGTCGCCGGGCGGATATAGAACAACACTTTCCCAGGCTGAACCGATGCCTGACCGGTTATGACCTGGCCCACCTCCGCGATGAACAAGGTCGGCTCAATGCCAACAGCGTCCTGTGCGGTTCAGAGGGTACGCTGGGGTTCATCGTCGAGGCAAAAATAAACCTGGTGCCGATTCCTGCCTTCCAGGCACTCGTGGTGGTCCAGTACGACAGTTTCGATGCTTCCCTTCGGGATGCCCGTGCCCTGATGGCAGCCGGCCCAGCCTCAATCGAAACCATCGACAGCAAGGTACTGGAGCTTGCCAGGGGTGACATCGTCTGGCACGACGTGGCGCCGTTTTTTCCGACCACCGCAGACTCTCCGACCCGAGGCGTAAACCTTGTCGAGTTCACCGGGAGCAACGAGCAAGAGGTACGTCGGGCCGTGAGGGCTTTGACTGAGCTGCTGGAAGATCCGGAACGGACGCCGACCTGCCATTACGCCATTGCATTCGGGGAACAGGCGGTCAACCAGGTCTGGAAAATGCGCAAGCGGGCCGTGGGGCTGCTGGCCAAAACTTCCGGGGAGGCCCGCCCGGTGGCGTTCGTTGAGGACACTGCCGTCCCGCCGGAGCATCTCGCGGACTTCATCGGTGAGTTTCGCGAGGCCCTCGACCAGGAAGGGCTGAGCTACGGCATGTTCGGGCACGTGGATGCAGGCGTGCTCCATGTCCGCCCAGCCCTAGACCTCAAGGATCCGGAAACGATCAACCTCGTTCGTTCGGTCACCGAAAAAGTGGTCGCACTGGTGCACAAGTATCATGGCCTGCTGTGGGGCGAGCATGGCAAGGGCTTCCGTTCCGAGTTTGCCCCCGGCTTTTTCGGGGACCTCTACCCGGAGTTGCAGGCCGTGAAACGGGCCTTTGATCCCCACAATCAACTCAACCCCGGCAAAATTGCGACACCCGATGCCCGAATCCCGCTGGTGAAACTGGATGAGCCCGGGCAGCGCGGAGCACTGGATCGCACCATTCCGGTTGCCAGCCGAGGCAGCCAGCCGGACGCCATGAACTGTAACGGCAACGGCGCGTGCTACAACTTCGACCCGGACGATGCCATGTGCCCGTCATGGAAAGCGACTCGCGACCGCCGGCATTCTCCAAAGGGTCGCGCCTCCCTCGTCCGGGAGTGGCTCAGGCTACTCGGGGAGCAAGGTGCGGACACCGAATCGCTCGCGGCACAGACAGACTCGACCCCGGCGCTTCGGAGCCTGCCCACCAGGTTTCGGAATACCCGGGCGCGTAACCGGGGGCAGTACGACTTTTCAAATGAAGTCCGGGAAGCGATGGACGGATGCCTGTCCTGCAAATCCTGCTCCGGCCAATGCCCTGTCCAGGTCAACATTCCCGAAGCCCGCGCCCGGTTCATGCATCTGTACCATGGTCGTTACCTGCGCCCGTTCAAGGATCATCTGATCGGGAGGCTGGAGCAACTGATTCCCTTCATCGCCAATCCCCTCGCCCGCCCCCTATACAATAGCCTCATGCGCTGGGCACCGGTCAAGGCGCTGGTCCGCAACATTGGCATGGTGGACAGCCCCCTGCTTGCATCGCAGACACCCGTCGCGGCCGCCGCACGGCTGGGCATCGGTGTAATAAATGAAAAAGAGCTGGCAGGCCTGAGCGAGGGGGAACGGGCTCGGTCGCTGATTATCGTGCAGGATGCGTTCACCAGCTACTTCGAGACCGATACCTTTGCCGCCATCCTTGAATCGCTTCAATATCTTGGCCTGCGGGTCTGGTTGCTGCCTTTCCACCCGAATGGCAAACCGCTTCACGTCCATGGTTTTCTGAAACAGTTTGAGGCCATTGCAGGCAGGCATTCCAACCTGTTGAATTCCTATACGAAGTACGACATCCCTCTGGTTGGCATCGATCCTTCGATGACCCTTGCTTTCCGGTCGGAATACCGGAAATACGTCGGTCCGGACGTTCCCAAGGTGATGCTGCCCCAGGAGTTCCTAGCCGCAAGGATCGGACAATTATCCCCGGGTTTTAAACTGCGTGCCGAGGAGCAGGTGGCCCTGATGGGCCACTGCTCGGAGAAAACCAACGCCGCCGGCAGCATGGATCAATGGCGGCAGGTGTTTGCAGCACTGGGCATCGGAATCAGAATTGAGACCACCGGATGCTGCGGCATGGCAGGTACATATGGCCATGAAACCCGAAATATCGAAACGTCCAGGGCCATCTATGACCTGTCCTGGGGTCCGAAGATCAGCACTTTGAAGGATTGCGGGACGATACTGGCCACCGGTTACTCGTGCCGATCACAGGTGAAAAGGTTTGATGGTGCGAAAGTAAGGCATCCGCTGGAGTACCTGCGGGACAGGTTGCGGGAGGAGGTTGGTGACAGTGAGCGAGTTGGCTGA
- a CDS encoding MmgE/PrpD family protein, giving the protein MSDLSLPKKILELDATTLPDPVYTLARTCLLDLLGVAAGATSTPLARTALEFVRNQYPGRQPLLFSEGQASSAGAALYGGWLIDALDAHDGHVLTKGHAGVAILPGMLSLPETRSLSGRQFLGELAIGYEIAIRAGISLHSSACDYHTSGAWNCLGVAAVAARVMGLSAQQLAEALGTAEFYGPRSQMMRCIDHPTMLKDGSGWGAMTGISAALLARAGFTGAPALLLEEADHWRDLGTRWHFLDTYFKRYPVCYWAQPAVEALLSLRASMPDMDRVEEIRVTSFHQAIRLHTSRPHSTEEAQYSLPWAVACALHRGTVNQQSVTNDLAHPEVLQLSGKVRLYESAEFSACFPAHRYATVTVRLSDGRELVSDRFEARGTPGNPIPRSELVTKFHELAGPFLGPAAYCLEQAVHGLSDQPVTDLLAQLTQPQPHQDQQESSPSHATST; this is encoded by the coding sequence ATGTCCGACCTTTCGCTACCGAAGAAGATCCTGGAGCTCGACGCCACAACTCTGCCAGATCCAGTCTACACACTGGCGCGGACCTGCCTGCTGGACCTTCTGGGCGTGGCAGCAGGTGCAACCAGCACGCCCCTGGCCCGGACAGCCCTCGAGTTTGTACGCAATCAGTATCCCGGCAGGCAGCCACTCCTGTTCTCGGAAGGTCAGGCCTCAAGCGCCGGTGCGGCGCTGTATGGCGGCTGGCTGATTGACGCCCTGGATGCCCATGACGGCCATGTCCTGACAAAAGGTCATGCCGGTGTTGCCATACTGCCCGGGATGCTCTCTTTGCCCGAGACCCGGAGCCTATCGGGACGGCAGTTTCTCGGGGAGTTGGCCATCGGCTACGAGATTGCCATCCGCGCCGGCATCAGCCTTCACAGCTCAGCCTGCGACTACCATACCTCCGGTGCGTGGAACTGCCTGGGCGTGGCCGCCGTTGCGGCCCGTGTGATGGGGCTGTCCGCACAGCAACTGGCCGAGGCACTTGGCACCGCCGAGTTCTACGGTCCGCGCAGCCAGATGATGCGCTGCATAGACCACCCCACCATGCTAAAGGACGGCTCTGGCTGGGGTGCCATGACCGGGATTTCCGCCGCACTGCTGGCCAGGGCCGGCTTTACGGGTGCCCCCGCGTTGTTGCTTGAGGAAGCCGACCACTGGCGGGACCTTGGGACCCGCTGGCATTTCCTGGACACTTATTTCAAACGTTACCCGGTGTGTTATTGGGCCCAACCAGCAGTAGAGGCACTGCTGTCGCTCCGAGCTTCAATGCCCGACATGGATCGGGTCGAGGAAATTCGAGTCACCAGCTTCCATCAGGCAATTCGACTGCATACGTCCCGGCCTCATAGTACCGAAGAGGCCCAATACAGCCTGCCCTGGGCGGTAGCTTGTGCTCTGCACCGCGGCACGGTGAATCAGCAGTCGGTGACCAATGATCTGGCGCATCCCGAGGTCCTGCAGCTGAGCGGAAAGGTCCGACTTTACGAATCTGCCGAGTTCTCCGCCTGCTTCCCGGCACACAGGTATGCCACGGTCACGGTCCGACTGAGCGATGGCCGGGAACTGGTCAGTGACCGATTCGAGGCAAGAGGCACACCGGGCAATCCGATTCCCCGAAGCGAACTGGTCACCAAATTTCACGAACTGGCAGGGCCTTTTCTCGGCCCGGCAGCCTATTGCCTGGAGCAGGCCGTCCACGGCTTGTCTGACCAGCCGGTGACAGACCTTCTGGCACAACTGACTCAACCCCAGCCACATCAGGACCAACAGGAAAGCAGTCCCAGCCATGCTACCTCGACTTGA
- a CDS encoding GlxA family transcriptional regulator, which yields MTEPETRKIGFLAIPQFSMLSFVAALEPLRAANRLSEQPLYEWHIFSQDNQPVAASNGLPISPDRRFDETGDIDLMIVVAGIGTTLIRDKKLFEWLRQLSRRGVALGATSTGSLLLARARLLSNHRCTIHWENKESFEEEFPELNMTGELYEIDGNIMTCSGGLASLDMMCHKIALEHGADLAMGCAEQFIHPQIRPANEKQRMELQFRHNTNHPRLLKVIQLMQNHTEDVLSCSDIGEKVGLSIRQMERLFRTHLRTTPNAFYMELRLERARHLLLQSTMSITQIATACGFNSTSYFTRCYTKGFGLTPREQRQKRTQG from the coding sequence ATGACAGAACCGGAAACCCGGAAAATTGGCTTTCTCGCCATTCCACAGTTCTCCATGCTTTCGTTCGTCGCGGCACTGGAACCCCTACGCGCGGCCAACCGCCTGAGCGAGCAGCCGCTGTACGAATGGCATATCTTTTCCCAGGACAACCAGCCCGTGGCTGCCAGCAACGGCTTGCCAATCAGTCCAGACCGGCGGTTTGATGAAACCGGTGATATTGACCTGATGATTGTGGTGGCAGGTATCGGCACCACCCTTATACGGGACAAAAAACTGTTTGAGTGGCTGCGTCAGCTCTCTCGCCGTGGGGTGGCGCTGGGTGCCACTTCCACCGGTTCTCTCCTGCTGGCCCGCGCCCGGCTGCTGTCCAATCACCGATGCACCATTCATTGGGAAAACAAGGAGAGCTTCGAGGAGGAATTTCCCGAACTCAACATGACCGGGGAGCTGTATGAGATTGACGGCAATATAATGACCTGCTCAGGCGGGCTGGCTAGTCTCGATATGATGTGCCACAAGATCGCCCTGGAGCACGGGGCGGATCTGGCAATGGGATGCGCCGAGCAGTTCATCCATCCCCAGATCCGACCGGCCAATGAAAAGCAGCGGATGGAACTTCAGTTCCGGCATAACACCAATCATCCCCGCCTGCTCAAGGTCATCCAGTTGATGCAGAACCACACGGAAGATGTCCTGAGCTGTAGCGATATCGGCGAGAAGGTGGGATTATCCATCCGTCAGATGGAGAGGCTTTTCCGCACCCACCTGAGAACCACACCCAACGCCTTCTACATGGAGCTTCGACTGGAACGGGCAAGGCACCTGCTACTGCAGTCCACCATGAGCATTACCCAGATCGCAACGGCCTGCGGCTTCAACTCCACGTCCTATTTTACCCGTTGCTACACCAAGGGCTTCGGGCTGACACCCCGGGAACAGAGGCAAAAACGGACCCAAGGCTAA